CAAAATCAGCACCTCCGCTCGGCCATCGCGCACCACCCGCTCGATGGCGTGGGCGATGGCGCTGGGGGCCTGCTCGCCCTGGACCAGAGCCGGTGAAAACAGGACGTGCAGGCCCGGATAGCGCCGCTTGAGAGTGCGCTGGATGTCGCCCCAGGCGGCCGCTCGCGGCGAGGTCACCACGGCAATGGTGCGGGGATGGGCAGGCAGCGATCGCTTGCGGATCTGATCAAACAGCCCCTCCGCCGCCAGGCGATCGCGCAGCTGCCGGTAGCGCAGCGCCCGCAGCCCTTCCCCGGCGGGCAGCACCTGCCACGCAACCAGCTGATACTGGCCCCGCTGAGCGTGCAAGTGGATCCGGCCCAGAACAATAATTTGCTCCCCCCGCTCCGGCACCGTCGCCAGCTTGTGCAGGCGGCTGCTCCACACCACACAGGCCACACTGGCCTTGGCGTCCGGGTCCTGAAGCGTAAAAAACAGGCCGCTGGGGTACTGCGACGCGCTGGAAACCTCCCCAGTCACCCATACCTGCTGCAAGTGGGGGTCTTGCTCAAGCAGCGCCTGAATATATCGGGTCAGACCCGCCACCGACAGCGCACTATCAGGAACCAGCAGGTTGGGCAAATAAGACATGGTGGCCTAATGAAGATTATGAAAGAAGGGTTTTAAAGGGGCGACGGCTGGGGCGATCGCGATCGGCAGAGAGTCCCAGCTTGCGCCGTCAAATCATGAAAATAATGCTGTGGTTCTAATCTTACTTTTTAGTACAATTGTGCTAATTTGGCGATAAAATAACCATTATGACCCGAATCAGCGCGATCCCCTGCGCAAGAGGCGATCGCCCGGTTGCTCAAAGCCCCTCACGATGCCTCTAGAGTAGCCGGAGGACGCCTGCTCGGGTCGTATTCCTCGCTGCGATTCCCCCGTCTGTGCACCCAAGTCATTTCCCAAACAGGGTGGCTACAATAGGGTGTTCCTCCACCGATCGATCGCTGCAGAACGTTCCATTCCGAGGCGCTCATGGCTCCCAAAACATCCTCCGAAAACACCGAAAAGCAAAAAGCCCTTAACCTTGTGCTCAGCCAAATCGAGCGCAACTTTGGCAAGGGATCGATCATGCGCCTAGGCGATGCCAGCCGCATGAAAGTAGAGACCATCTCCAGCGGTGCCATCACCCTCGATCTTGCCCTCGGTGGAGGACTGCCCAAAGGGCGCGTCATCGAGATCTACGGCCCCGAAAGCTCCGGCAAAACCAC
This genomic stretch from Geitlerinema sp. PCC 7407 harbors:
- the xseA gene encoding exodeoxyribonuclease VII large subunit — its product is MSYLPNLLVPDSALSVAGLTRYIQALLEQDPHLQQVWVTGEVSSASQYPSGLFFTLQDPDAKASVACVVWSSRLHKLATVPERGEQIIVLGRIHLHAQRGQYQLVAWQVLPAGEGLRALRYRQLRDRLAAEGLFDQIRKRSLPAHPRTIAVVTSPRAAAWGDIQRTLKRRYPGLHVLFSPALVQGEQAPSAIAHAIERVVRDGRAEVLILARGGGAVEDMECFNDERVVRAIAECPIPVIAGIGHQRDESLADLVADAYVHTPTAAAAQAVPQLEDLWAEHSERTEGLRSAVRIYLDQHRNRLSRLQQRLQQRRLDRQLQEERQAIAWLRRRLVQATQQCLHEATQHCQLLQQKLSTLDPQAVLHRGYAVVRQEAGTIVRSPADLQPGQAISIQLADGHFTAIVTAVSTDSPPPEQNLV